A segment of the Corylus avellana chromosome ca2, CavTom2PMs-1.0 genome:
TATACTAAAATAGTTAGCATCCCCAGTAAActcaaaaatagttttttagcTATATAGCTCAAAAAACTATTTTGGTAAGCTAAATCACtaaaaaccaccaaaaaaataaataaaataaaaactctctcCAATAGGCTCGGCaaaatgatgaattttatttggtGAGTGATTcactcactaaaaaaaaatcactccttttttgtttctttttcgcACTCAACCCGAACGTGGTTCCTCTGCAACGTTGGATGATTGTtagaaaaaaccaaatttaaaatatgaccTTCAAAGacgaattttcaaaattatgacCTTTAAAATAAAGGTTAAATGCATTTTCAGTATTTATGCTTTACGCCAAAATCAAATAGTTACGTTGGTTTTCAaaaatgttacaaatggtatctatggtaaataaataaactcatTTGGTACTTCCTTCATGattctgttagtttttttgATGGAGCTCTACGTACCCCTTACACATGAACTAGTACCTGTGGTTTTAAGGCTGCCCCAAAGGTTGCCCCCATgggagtggttcagccaccccttaGCTGCCCATTGGGGCTGGCTCAAGCCACCCCCTAGAGCTAAAATGGGGGTtgctggccaccccctatggccaaaatggccaccccaaacccaaCTCtctagaattttatttatttatttttgggttacatattattttaaatatttttttaatctgacGTAGCACCCAAAAACATAGTTACCACGCCACTTATCGTCTTGAAACCACATGTAACAGTCCACGTGTAAGAGGTACGTGGAGCTCCGTcaaaaaaactaacagaatCATGAGGAAAGTACTAAGTAAGTTTATTTGCTTACCATAAGTATTatttgtgacatttttgaaaaccgAAGTGGCTATTTGATTCTGGACCGTTAGGAAAcaaataaactttaaaaaatataaatattaacaaaatatttgaaaaataatatttaaataaaacaataaaataaatagttaaaatggAAAGCGGCTTAGAATAGGACGCTCTAAATGTACTTTTATAGATCGAAAAGGATTCTACCGTTTGTAATTTTTGGAAATTAATACGAATGAGACTAAAGGTAATCAACGTTATTAAGGGTAATCAAATTCCTTGTCCGAGGACACTGTGCTGCCACCCGGTGGCGGTCTCTCATATCTTGCGCCACGCGATTCCTTATCTTTATTTTCGccacaaaaacaataaaaaaacagagattCTTTATCTTAAACACATGTACTGAAATCCCATAGAATCTCCAACTGGATAACAGTTTCAAGGAATCTGAAAAGCAGCCAGTACATTGAACAACACCAAAGTGGGATATACACACATATTTCAGGTACAtactttctctcttcttctctttgattttccGCAAAATGTGGGTTCCATGAGCACCACTGAAGCACAGCACAAAACCATTGTCAATGACAACAATTTCCACTGAGTTTTGGCCTCAGACCCTCCCTTTCACCACCCGACTGAAACCCACCGCACATTCACATCAAAGCCCTGTTGTGAGGTGCAGAGTCCCAAACGCCAATGACAAGAGTCACGGCTCCAGAAACCCACAAAAGGTTAGCGCTTCTACTGAAACGAGGCCAACCTATTTGCAAAATCTTGATTTCAAAGAGACCCATTTGACGAAAGTCCTCAATAGGTCCTGCAAAGTAGGCAACTACAAAGAGTCACTCTACTTTCTTGAGTGCTTGGTTAACAAGGGCTACAAACCTGATGTTATTCTTTGTACAAAGCTCATTAAGGGGTTCTTCAACTTGAGAGATATGCAAAAAGCCCTAAGGGTGATGCAAATCTTGGAAAAATATGGTGAACCAGATGTTTTCGCGTATAATGCATTGATTAGTGGGTTTTGCAAGGCTAATCGGATTGAATCCGCGAACAAAGTGCTTGATCGAATGAGACATAGGGGATTTTTGCCTGATGTTGTTACATATAATATAATGATTGGAAATCTTTGTAGTAGGGGAAAGCTTGACTTAGCTTTGAAGGTCATGGATCAGTTATTGAAGGATAATTGCAAGCCTACTGTGATTACTTACACAATTTTGGTTGAAGCAACCATTCTTGAAGGTGGAATTGATGAAGCTATGAAGCTTTTGGATGAGATGCTATCAAGAGGGCTTCGACCTGACATGTATACTTACAATGCAATCATTAGGGGCATGTGCAAGGAAGGGATGGTGGATCGTGCTTTTGAGTTTGTTAGGAGCTTAAGTTCCAAGGGTTGTGAGCCTGATGTAGTCTCATACAATATTTTCTTAAGGGTACTTTTAAATCGTGGGAAATGGGATGAGGGGGAGAAACTAGTTAGCGATATGATTTCAAGAGGTTGTGAGCCAAATGTTGTTACTTATAGCATTTTAATTGGTTCGCTCTGCCGTGATGGTAAAATTGAGGAGGCTGTGAATGTGTTGAAGGTTATGAAGGAAAAGGGATTAACTCCGGACGCATATAGTTATGATCCATTGGTTTCTGCATTCTGCAAAGGAGGGAGATTAGATTTGGCAATAGAATTCTTGAATTACATGATCTCTGATGGTTGCTTACCAGATATTGTGAACTACAACACAATCATGGCCACTTTATGTAAGAATGGAAATGCTGATCAGGCTTTGGAAATCTTCAAGAAGCTAGGGGAAGTAGGTTGTCCTCCTGATGTGAGTTCTTACAACACAATGTTCAGTGCACTATGGAGCTGTGGGGATAGAGTTAGGGCTTTAGGAATGATATCAGAGATGGTGAGCAAAGGGATTGATCCTGACGAGATTACATACAATTCGCTTATATCGTGTTTGTGCAGAGATGGTATGGTGGATGATGCGATTGGGTTGCTGGTAGATATGGAAAG
Coding sequences within it:
- the LOC132170961 gene encoding pentatricopeptide repeat-containing protein At3g04760, chloroplastic; this translates as MTTISTEFWPQTLPFTTRLKPTAHSHQSPVVRCRVPNANDKSHGSRNPQKVSASTETRPTYLQNLDFKETHLTKVLNRSCKVGNYKESLYFLECLVNKGYKPDVILCTKLIKGFFNLRDMQKALRVMQILEKYGEPDVFAYNALISGFCKANRIESANKVLDRMRHRGFLPDVVTYNIMIGNLCSRGKLDLALKVMDQLLKDNCKPTVITYTILVEATILEGGIDEAMKLLDEMLSRGLRPDMYTYNAIIRGMCKEGMVDRAFEFVRSLSSKGCEPDVVSYNIFLRVLLNRGKWDEGEKLVSDMISRGCEPNVVTYSILIGSLCRDGKIEEAVNVLKVMKEKGLTPDAYSYDPLVSAFCKGGRLDLAIEFLNYMISDGCLPDIVNYNTIMATLCKNGNADQALEIFKKLGEVGCPPDVSSYNTMFSALWSCGDRVRALGMISEMVSKGIDPDEITYNSLISCLCRDGMVDDAIGLLVDMESSGFKPTVISYNIVILGLCKAHRTDDAIEVLAAMLEKGCQPNETTYIMLVEGIGFAGWRVEAMGLAKSLVRLGAISEELLKRLNRTFPMLDVYQGLTLSDDKKVSDDLPLT